One Sphingobacteruim zhuxiongii DNA window includes the following coding sequences:
- a CDS encoding ABC transporter permease, with protein MINILGFSLGITCFLLLAGYIYHESTYDRFLSNHNRIAFVSAAFKSGDTQEYQQSIVTPTAVAPTLQREFPEVEKAVRMYQYNDAALVKNGNEWVKESKLKFVDADFLKVLGYRIIAGDPEQPLLNPNAIVLTKGLADKYFPNVDPIGKTLRIDDTDRMITAVIENPPTFSEIQFSALLSNTALERYKEENWGSANDQTFLLMKDPSQLSKLEKKFNQRIEEMFKQEFAQGFHFKLQMERIADLHLHSKSAGTGNLIYIYVFACLAFALLLISCINFMNLSLAQATARAKEIGVKKVLGASKDSIFKQFLFEGSLVVFISLTIGLLLAYLLFPIFSLYLGMQMELDIWREPLFYGFIALFFIVLSFLASGWPAWLIAQYRPIKILKGKLSTRISKFNLSNILITFQYTISIFLVICTFFAYRQMQYLQNTNTGLNRDRIIVLDGDVWNQKERETLKNMLLAKPSVKFVSASYDSPINIQGGYTITEAEGKPSDFSFSLTAIPIEKDFLSVFEIPILTGESLSDADITKAIDTRANRSYAFIINKNTATSLGWTAEQAIGKRIVLNGRKGTVKTVVDNFNFASLRDEIQPVILFPEYNYFGNIFVKLDTNANTKIALDEIASVWKSLKPNSTFESHFLDDDYAKLYQQEQQTTKIMQLFAIITISIACIGLFALSAYATKKRVKEIGVRKVLGASISKIVGLLTADYVGMISIAFLLAVPLGFLVMNTWLNNFAFHTNMEWWVFLLAGLITLFVSFATIGTQAVKAAKANPVDSLRDE; from the coding sequence GTGATTAACATCTTAGGTTTTAGCCTAGGCATCACTTGCTTCTTATTGTTAGCAGGTTATATCTATCACGAGTCAACGTATGACCGATTTTTAAGCAACCATAATCGTATTGCATTCGTATCAGCCGCCTTCAAATCTGGAGATACGCAAGAGTATCAGCAATCGATCGTAACTCCAACTGCTGTTGCTCCTACCCTTCAACGTGAATTCCCAGAAGTGGAAAAAGCTGTTAGGATGTATCAATATAACGACGCGGCATTAGTCAAAAATGGAAATGAGTGGGTTAAAGAGAGTAAGCTAAAATTCGTAGATGCCGATTTTTTAAAAGTTCTGGGCTATAGGATAATTGCTGGCGATCCAGAGCAACCCTTGTTGAATCCCAACGCTATTGTATTAACCAAGGGACTTGCGGACAAATATTTTCCGAATGTAGATCCAATTGGAAAAACCTTAAGAATTGATGATACCGACCGAATGATCACTGCTGTGATCGAGAATCCACCTACATTTTCTGAAATTCAGTTCTCGGCACTATTATCAAATACCGCGTTGGAACGCTACAAAGAAGAGAATTGGGGATCTGCTAATGATCAAACCTTTCTATTAATGAAAGATCCAAGTCAGCTTAGCAAGCTAGAAAAGAAATTCAACCAGCGCATTGAAGAAATGTTTAAGCAGGAATTTGCGCAAGGATTTCACTTCAAATTACAAATGGAGCGTATCGCCGATTTACATCTTCATTCGAAATCGGCTGGAACTGGAAACCTCATTTATATTTACGTCTTCGCTTGTTTGGCTTTTGCTTTACTATTAATATCCTGTATTAACTTTATGAATCTATCTTTAGCACAAGCTACTGCACGAGCTAAAGAGATAGGTGTTAAGAAGGTCTTAGGCGCAAGCAAAGATTCCATATTTAAACAATTTCTATTTGAGGGAAGTTTAGTCGTATTTATAAGTCTCACTATCGGCCTATTACTAGCATATCTCCTGTTTCCAATATTTTCCCTTTACTTAGGGATGCAGATGGAATTAGATATTTGGAGAGAGCCACTTTTCTATGGTTTTATTGCATTATTCTTTATTGTCCTTTCCTTTTTAGCGAGTGGTTGGCCCGCTTGGTTAATTGCACAGTATCGTCCAATCAAAATACTTAAAGGTAAACTCTCTACAAGAATTTCCAAATTCAACCTTTCTAATATCCTAATTACCTTCCAATACACAATTTCTATATTCTTAGTGATATGTACATTTTTTGCATACAGGCAGATGCAATATTTACAGAATACAAATACTGGATTAAATAGAGATCGTATAATCGTACTCGATGGAGATGTATGGAATCAAAAAGAGCGAGAAACCCTTAAGAATATGCTGTTAGCGAAACCATCCGTCAAGTTTGTTTCTGCTTCATATGACTCTCCTATTAATATTCAAGGAGGCTATACAATAACGGAGGCTGAAGGAAAGCCCAGCGACTTCTCATTTAGCCTGACCGCTATTCCTATTGAAAAAGACTTCTTATCCGTTTTTGAAATACCTATTTTGACAGGAGAAAGTCTCAGTGACGCTGATATAACGAAAGCGATAGATACAAGAGCGAATCGTTCTTATGCTTTCATCATTAACAAAAATACTGCAACGAGTTTAGGCTGGACAGCAGAGCAAGCGATCGGGAAGCGAATAGTCTTAAATGGTCGAAAAGGAACGGTAAAAACTGTCGTTGATAATTTTAATTTCGCATCCCTTCGTGACGAGATTCAACCTGTTATTTTATTTCCAGAGTACAATTACTTTGGCAATATCTTCGTAAAACTGGATACCAATGCAAATACGAAAATAGCATTAGATGAAATTGCGTCCGTGTGGAAATCCCTGAAACCGAATAGTACTTTCGAGTCTCATTTCTTAGACGATGATTATGCGAAACTATATCAACAAGAACAACAAACGACCAAGATTATGCAGCTCTTTGCGATTATCACAATCAGCATTGCCTGTATAGGTCTATTTGCTCTTTCCGCTTATGCCACTAAAAAAAGAGTTAAAGAAATCGGTGTTCGGAAGGTGTTGGGAGCTTCAATCAGCAAAATTGTCGGATTACTAACGGCTGACTATGTCGGGATGATTAGTATCGCTTTCCTTTTAGCTGTACCATTAGGCTTTCTGGTAATGAATACATGGCTCAACAATTTTGCCTTCCATACCAATATGGAATGGTGGGTGTTCCTATTAGCGGGACTAATTACGCTTTTCGTTTCTTTTGCGACAATCGGAACACAAGCCGTAAAAGCTGCAAAAGCCAATCCTGTGGATAGTTTGAGAGATGAATAG
- a CDS encoding ABC transporter permease, with protein MLKIAFRTILKTKSLSFIQVFGFAIAITTSTILFLTAMFELSFDRFHKDTERIGMVYMESNSQGGVEYNPSVAAPLAPLMKKELPDVENVTRVYQNHVLLRNDNKEVRSINRSVDQSFFNIFDFKLIQGNKKGLDMLDGVILDENTAMSLYGSTNIIGRPIELNQSGEWENRVISAVIENAPSNSNIHYNSLSRVENLPNFQARSMDWGHKDHFVFVKVKSPKLNVQQFTIAAQSFLDTHYKDEIGKLKRDGAMLDKNGKYLSIHLLPLRDLHLSDLRTGSNSTANFPWILLLIAGLIMFIAGSNFVNLSLANSLTRIKEIGTRKTIGGTTFQLFKQLWIESFLICLIGLILGLLLTAIILPEYNATLGYNFSITQLFKPLNIIIFLSSFLLLTVITGGYPAMRISSANIIESLKGTGKLKSTHMQNSLTVLQFAIAIILCIATIVISSQLHYLANRPLGFNKNEVISIPIGSGVDSRQLLARMRVELSAYPWVKSITGTDINLGQGRDGSTSTSRFGFDHEGKEVITNFLNIDYDYLKTLDIKLLAGRDFDRSFGTDSNAVLINKEMAALVGGEKAILGKQLQMDGSPTVIGIVDNFNFDDLKQKVGPLTMSINPSGFPLQYLFVRVETDNLSQTLQNVEKTWKTINPKASFAASYLDENTQNQYKNERRFAKIVIAGASVAIIISCLGLFALTILLINGKIKEIGIRRVLGSSIGNIILLLSKNFIKLISIAFLIGAPISWFIMNNWLQSFAFRIEIQWWMLVLAGSTALGFAMITIAWQTFKAARTNPVDSLRDE; from the coding sequence ATGTTAAAAATAGCTTTTCGCACCATACTAAAAACTAAGTCATTAAGCTTTATACAAGTTTTCGGCTTCGCGATTGCGATTACAACATCGACAATCTTATTCTTGACAGCCATGTTCGAGCTGTCGTTTGATAGATTCCATAAAGATACGGAGCGAATCGGAATGGTCTACATGGAAAGCAACAGTCAGGGTGGTGTCGAATATAACCCAAGCGTTGCCGCACCTTTAGCTCCATTGATGAAAAAAGAACTGCCAGACGTCGAGAACGTCACGCGCGTTTACCAAAACCATGTCTTGCTCAGAAATGACAATAAGGAAGTGCGCAGCATCAACAGATCTGTCGATCAATCGTTCTTCAACATATTTGATTTCAAGTTGATTCAGGGAAATAAAAAAGGGCTTGACATGTTAGATGGGGTTATTCTTGATGAGAATACCGCAATGAGTTTATATGGAAGCACAAATATTATCGGTAGGCCTATCGAATTAAACCAATCTGGAGAATGGGAAAACCGTGTGATTAGCGCAGTTATAGAGAATGCCCCCTCAAATTCTAATATCCACTACAATAGCCTATCACGCGTTGAGAATCTACCAAATTTTCAAGCCAGGAGTATGGATTGGGGACACAAAGATCATTTTGTGTTTGTCAAAGTTAAGAGTCCAAAACTTAATGTCCAACAATTTACCATTGCTGCGCAATCCTTCCTAGATACGCATTACAAAGATGAAATAGGAAAACTAAAACGCGATGGCGCAATGCTTGACAAAAATGGAAAATACCTCAGTATACATTTACTACCTCTTCGCGATCTGCATCTAAGCGATTTGAGAACTGGTTCGAATAGCACAGCTAATTTCCCTTGGATTTTGCTATTAATAGCTGGACTGATCATGTTTATTGCAGGTTCTAATTTTGTAAACCTTTCGCTTGCCAATTCGCTGACTCGAATTAAAGAAATCGGAACCAGAAAAACTATCGGAGGAACAACCTTTCAATTATTTAAACAGCTCTGGATAGAGTCCTTTCTAATATGCTTAATAGGGTTAATATTAGGCTTGCTATTGACCGCTATAATATTGCCGGAATATAATGCGACCTTGGGGTATAATTTCAGCATCACACAGCTTTTTAAGCCCTTAAATATTATTATATTTCTTTCGTCTTTTCTTCTTCTAACCGTAATTACCGGCGGATATCCAGCAATGCGAATATCGAGTGCAAATATCATTGAAAGTTTAAAAGGGACGGGTAAGCTTAAGTCTACTCACATGCAGAACAGTTTAACTGTATTGCAATTCGCAATTGCGATAATACTCTGTATTGCAACCATTGTAATAAGCTCCCAGCTCCATTACTTGGCAAATAGACCTTTGGGCTTCAATAAAAACGAAGTGATTAGCATTCCAATAGGTAGCGGTGTCGATAGTCGTCAGCTTTTGGCTCGTATGCGTGTCGAGTTATCCGCCTATCCTTGGGTAAAAAGTATCACAGGAACTGATATTAATTTAGGACAAGGTAGAGATGGAAGCACGTCGACAAGCAGATTCGGTTTTGACCACGAAGGAAAAGAAGTTATTACCAATTTCCTCAATATAGATTATGATTATTTAAAAACATTGGACATTAAGCTCCTCGCTGGTCGAGACTTTGACCGTTCCTTTGGGACAGATTCTAACGCTGTATTAATCAATAAAGAAATGGCGGCTCTCGTTGGCGGGGAAAAGGCAATTTTAGGCAAGCAATTACAAATGGACGGTTCGCCCACTGTCATTGGGATAGTCGACAATTTCAACTTTGATGACCTTAAACAAAAAGTTGGTCCGTTAACTATGTCGATAAACCCATCTGGTTTCCCGCTTCAATATCTTTTTGTACGAGTTGAAACTGACAACCTGAGTCAAACGTTACAGAATGTTGAAAAGACATGGAAGACGATAAACCCCAAAGCGAGTTTTGCAGCAAGCTATTTGGATGAAAACACGCAGAACCAATATAAAAATGAACGCCGATTTGCAAAGATTGTTATTGCCGGGGCTTCAGTGGCTATTATTATTTCATGCTTAGGATTATTCGCATTGACGATACTCCTGATCAATGGAAAAATCAAAGAAATAGGTATACGTAGAGTACTTGGTTCTTCAATCGGTAATATCATTTTATTACTTTCCAAAAACTTCATCAAGCTTATTAGCATAGCATTCCTCATAGGTGCTCCAATTTCATGGTTTATCATGAATAATTGGCTCCAAAGCTTCGCATTTCGAATAGAGATTCAGTGGTGGATGCTTGTGTTAGCAGGTAGTACAGCATTAGGATTTGCCATGATAACTATCGCCTGGCAAACCTTTAAAGCCGCAAGGACAAATCCAGTCGATAGCTTGAGGGACGAATAA
- a CDS encoding ABC transporter permease, whose protein sequence is MIRNYFKILFRSLAKNKAFSFINIIGLTIGTAAALLIILWIQREYSMDKFHEKSERLYVIYNRDTDGKKTWVNNNTQMVLSKTLKTDYPEVEAVTMYNGSSNLITNGDKKLKGYGAVVDSVFLEMFSFPLLQGNSKAALKNPSDIVLTESFAKSLFGNQNAMGKTLTLDSASQFTVTGILKDLPNNTKFSFKYLLPRSYKAQINPENDSWGAFSTTSYVLLKPGASSTKVDQKIKNLARNNTKDKGLPITAEPFLHRIDKKYLFNKDINGYLVGGEINKIRLFSVIAGFILLIACINFMNLSTAKSEKRAKEVGIRKVVGVTKAGLIMQFIFESLFLSFLSFILAMVIVYLTIPHYNQLVGGKLIVPIQDPSFWLFSIGFILFTGLLAGSYPAFFLSSFNPIKVLKGTYKSARNTVSARKVLVVLQFTFAMILIISTIIIYNQIRYGLDRESGYDREQLIYIPIEGKIRSNYDLIKQEILNTGAVSTMTKSLSPITERWSDQWGLEWDGSNKQDGQITFIKFGTDADLVKTMGLKIIEGRDIDVNKFPTDTSAVLLNESAINAMRIKDPIGKLLNHVGYKEDNYKIVGIVKDFVFESPFMDKIQPMMICGPRGYYATTLHMKLSEQFDTKASLGKVEEVLKKVNPDYEFNYTFVDESYAWKFASAERTAKLVTLFAILTILISCLGLFGLAAYLAENRTKEIGIRKVLGASVLQVTGLLSREFLILVSISFIIASPIAWYAMNIWLADYSYSAGISWWVFVLTGVLALMITFLTISWQSIKAAIANPVTSLRNE, encoded by the coding sequence ATGATTCGCAATTACTTCAAAATACTTTTCCGTAGCCTCGCGAAGAATAAAGCATTCTCCTTCATTAATATCATTGGATTAACAATCGGTACGGCTGCGGCACTGCTGATCATTCTATGGATTCAGCGAGAATACAGCATGGATAAGTTTCACGAGAAATCAGAGCGATTATATGTTATCTATAATCGCGATACTGACGGCAAAAAGACTTGGGTAAATAATAATACTCAAATGGTCTTGTCTAAAACTTTGAAAACGGATTATCCGGAGGTAGAAGCCGTGACTATGTATAATGGGAGTTCAAATCTAATAACGAACGGCGATAAAAAACTAAAAGGCTATGGAGCTGTAGTCGATAGTGTTTTTCTAGAGATGTTTAGCTTTCCACTTCTTCAAGGCAATTCAAAAGCTGCACTAAAAAACCCATCTGATATTGTTTTAACTGAATCATTCGCAAAGTCTCTGTTCGGCAATCAGAATGCAATGGGCAAAACCCTTACGTTAGACTCGGCTTCTCAATTTACGGTCACGGGCATTTTGAAAGACCTACCTAATAACACTAAATTCAGTTTTAAATATTTATTACCGCGATCCTATAAAGCTCAAATTAATCCGGAAAACGATAGCTGGGGGGCTTTCTCTACAACAAGTTACGTCTTGCTAAAACCTGGTGCCTCATCAACTAAAGTTGATCAGAAAATTAAGAATTTAGCACGCAATAATACTAAAGACAAGGGACTTCCTATTACAGCCGAACCCTTCTTACATCGCATTGATAAAAAATATTTATTCAATAAGGATATCAACGGCTATTTAGTCGGCGGTGAAATCAATAAAATTCGACTTTTTAGTGTTATCGCAGGATTTATATTACTTATCGCCTGTATTAACTTTATGAATCTTAGTACGGCTAAGAGTGAAAAACGAGCGAAGGAAGTTGGTATTCGCAAGGTAGTCGGCGTAACGAAAGCCGGATTAATCATGCAATTTATCTTCGAAAGTCTATTCCTCAGTTTTCTATCCTTCATATTGGCCATGGTTATCGTCTATTTGACGATCCCTCACTATAATCAATTGGTTGGAGGTAAATTGATTGTTCCAATACAGGACCCTAGCTTTTGGCTATTCAGTATTGGGTTTATCTTGTTTACGGGACTCTTGGCGGGTAGTTATCCTGCATTTTTCCTTTCTTCTTTCAATCCAATTAAAGTATTAAAGGGAACATATAAATCTGCAAGAAATACGGTATCCGCGCGAAAAGTACTAGTAGTTTTGCAATTCACTTTCGCTATGATCCTAATCATTTCGACTATCATTATCTACAATCAAATTCGTTATGGGTTAGACCGCGAGTCAGGCTATGATCGAGAGCAATTGATCTATATTCCGATCGAAGGAAAAATACGTAGTAACTATGACCTTATAAAACAAGAAATTCTAAATACTGGCGCTGTTAGCACAATGACAAAAAGCCTTAGTCCAATTACCGAGAGATGGAGTGATCAGTGGGGTTTGGAATGGGATGGTAGCAATAAGCAAGATGGACAGATAACGTTTATCAAGTTTGGAACAGATGCAGATCTGGTAAAAACAATGGGGCTTAAAATCATTGAAGGCCGAGATATAGATGTCAACAAGTTCCCTACGGATACCAGTGCTGTCTTATTAAACGAATCAGCTATTAATGCGATGCGTATCAAAGATCCAATTGGTAAACTACTGAACCATGTCGGCTATAAAGAAGACAATTATAAGATCGTTGGTATTGTTAAAGACTTTGTATTTGAGTCACCGTTTATGGATAAAATCCAACCAATGATGATTTGTGGACCGAGAGGCTACTACGCGACGACGCTTCATATGAAGTTGAGCGAACAATTTGACACCAAAGCGAGTCTGGGAAAGGTTGAAGAGGTACTCAAGAAGGTTAATCCCGATTATGAATTTAACTACACCTTTGTTGATGAAAGCTATGCTTGGAAATTCGCATCAGCAGAACGTACTGCAAAATTAGTGACGCTGTTTGCAATCCTTACCATACTAATTTCATGCTTAGGTCTCTTTGGATTAGCAGCGTATCTCGCCGAAAATAGAACAAAAGAAATTGGTATTCGTAAAGTTTTGGGTGCTTCAGTTCTACAGGTAACAGGGCTACTTTCGCGCGAGTTCTTGATCTTAGTCAGCATCTCGTTTATTATAGCATCTCCTATCGCTTGGTATGCTATGAATATTTGGCTAGCTGATTACAGCTATAGTGCCGGGATATCTTGGTGGGTTTTTGTCCTAACTGGTGTATTAGCGCTTATGATTACCTTCTTGACCATTAGCTGGCAATCAATAAAAGCGGCAATAGCTAATCCTGTGACAAGCCTAAGAAATGAATAG